In Halanaerobium praevalens DSM 2228, the DNA window CAGATGAGACAACCAGGTACTCCTAATGCTCAGGGGGCAGAAGTACCTACTGGGATTGAGATTGGACACGGTTCCAAGGTAAATAGTACTCAAAAAATATTTACCCAAGGTAATATTCAAAATACAGATAGTCCTTTAGATATGGTAATTGAAGGAGATGGGCTTTTTAGAGTCCAACTGCCAGATGGCAATTTCGCTTATACAAGAGATGGTTCTTTTAAACAGGATAGTAATGGTAATGTTGTTACTTCAGATGGTTATCAGCTTGATCCTGGCTTTCAAATTCCACAAGAAGCAACAGAAATTTCAATTACTTCTGATGGAACCATTAATGCTCTAGTAGATGGTGAAAATCAGCAGTTAGGACAGATTCAGTTATATCGTTTTGCTAATCCAGCTGGACTTTCCAGTGAAGGCCGTAATCTCTATTCTGATACAGTAGCATCTGGTCAGGCAATGCAGGGTGTGCCAGGAGAGCAGGGATTTGGTACTGTTACTCAAGGATTTTTAGAAATGTCAAATGTTAAAGTAGTAGAAGAAATGGTAAATATGATTGCAGCTCAAAGAGCTTATGAAACTAATTCGAAGTCAATTCAGGCCTCAGATGAGATGCTGCAGACTGCAAATCAGCTAAAAAGATAATTTTTAAGTTAAAATAGGCAGTAGTTAGAGGTGGATTAGTTTGAAAAGAATAATTGTGATTTTAACTGTTATGATAGTTTTAACTTTAAGTTTTAATACTGCTGCTTTTCAGGTTATTATTCCTTCTCAAGTTGAGGTTAGTTCTGAGCAGATAACTTTAGCAGAAATAGCTAAAATTGAGGCTCCAGAGTTATCTACTTCTGCTTTAGAAAATATAGAAAATTTAGTCTTAAAAGCAGCTCCTAATCCAGGTTATAGTAAGCGTTTAAGTCGGATTTTAGTTGATTTAAGTATCAAAAATATGGGTTATCAAGCTTCTAATTTTAGTCTTAAAATGCCTAAAACAGTAATTGTAAAACGCAAAAGCACTTTAATTAAGGCAGAGGAAATATTTGAATTGACTAAATCCTATTTGAAATCTAAATTTAATTTTAAAGATGCTCAAATTATTATTGAAAGTAAATCTCCAGCTAAATCTATAAAAATTCCAGCTGGAGATTATGAACTTAAAATAGACGAAAAGCAAAATTTAAGTTTTCCAAACCTAAGTTTAAAATTAGA includes these proteins:
- the flgA gene encoding flagellar basal body P-ring formation chaperone FlgA, with the protein product MKRIIVILTVMIVLTLSFNTAAFQVIIPSQVEVSSEQITLAEIAKIEAPELSTSALENIENLVLKAAPNPGYSKRLSRILVDLSIKNMGYQASNFSLKMPKTVIVKRKSTLIKAEEIFELTKSYLKSKFNFKDAQIIIESKSPAKSIKIPAGDYELKIDEKQNLSFPNLSLKLEIWQHENKIKNIFYPVKISLKTKVLTANKKLARNSKLKKSDFEREEKIVSGNLEKIVRDYAEIDFNKVQLTRDLNQGEVLNKSYLKIPYVVKWGQKLNLRVKVNNIKISTLVKAKERGKIGDIIKVENLRTGYDFQVLVISPTEVKLISD
- the flgG gene encoding flagellar basal-body rod protein FlgG, with the translated sequence MISALWTSATGMNSQQTNIDVISNNLANVNTSGFKKSKINFADLIYTQMRQPGTPNAQGAEVPTGIEIGHGSKVNSTQKIFTQGNIQNTDSPLDMVIEGDGLFRVQLPDGNFAYTRDGSFKQDSNGNVVTSDGYQLDPGFQIPQEATEISITSDGTINALVDGENQQLGQIQLYRFANPAGLSSEGRNLYSDTVASGQAMQGVPGEQGFGTVTQGFLEMSNVKVVEEMVNMIAAQRAYETNSKSIQASDEMLQTANQLKR